AATACTTTACTGCCAAATTTTCTATCTCAAAgctttaatatcaaaaaacgCGCAATCTTATCTTAAAGCTCTATGTTTTCtgagcatttaaaaaaaaaaattattaagatcCGATAAAAATTGAGGCAGAGAACGAATTTTGAATGGCACAGTAGAGTTTCGGTCCACTGTGTGGCGCTCGAATTTAGGTCTGCACGAATCATCATAGACCATCCGGCCCTCTCTCCGCTGTGAAAAAGGCGGTCGCAAGCAGATCAACTGGACAGTCGCCTCACTCGGTCATTTTTGCAAATCCAGAAGCCTTCTTCAATTCCGAGTGAGAAGACGCTTCAAGTCGCTGAGTGCTATTAATTAGTTTCTCATTTTTGTTTCAAGCGTACGAAAACTTAATTTCGGGCCTCGATATCAACTGTCTCTCGAGTCTTTTCTTATTGTGAGATTTAGACGCTTGTCGCGTGAACTTATTCGACGGGCTTAATCGCCAGCGAACCTTTTGTTaattcgtttaattaattgttgacAATAAAGTGCATTATTCTGCAAATATCATCGCTCTACAAACATTTATCGCGCTCATTCGATTTGATCCGTTTTCGCCGCGTCTGCGGGTCCTCACTTTTCGCTCACTTAATTCTATttggctctctctctctcgctcggtTGCCGTTTTGTGCAACCGCCAGcgttctctctccttctcgctcCTTTTGTTGCTCGCTCCGTTCTTTCCTCGCCGCCAATCTGACCCTCCGCTCTCTCTGAGCGCACCCGGCACCTCTCTGTTCCGATCGGAGTCTCATTTCGATCGCGAAcataagtatactttttaaaataattgcatctgtatctagttatttttttttatatctgtatctagttaaataaaaatttttttttaaataaaagtatttaattcaaaaataaaaaaattttttaaagagtgATGGCAAAAAGACCTGTTTTTTAGCCCATTTTTTGGACCTcgaatttcaaacttttttttatgccaAATAGTACTGTATGATGGAACATTATTCCCAGAGAAATTGTAAGATGAGCATAAGCGCGGTTCCGGAGATATAAAGGGTTGAAAGTGATGATTTCTCATAATCCATAAAAGTACACAAAACTCTTTAAGTATCCATAccaaggaataaaatatatataacgaaGTGAAACATACCATTTCTTATGGATTTTTATGCCGGATTGAAATATGACCTTAGTTTTCATCTAGCATGAAAATTCCCCGAAATAGATGGAGTTGAAGTGACACGTGTGTGGCAATCGTCGAgtcaaaaaaagaacagactGACTTTACCAATAAAGAGATAATCTTAGTTACCGACGTTGAGTTGTGATTAGCAACTATGTAACAAGTTATTGATTTATTGccatagaaataatatatttatcttaacaacatttgtattttgttaatcagttttatttattctctctCTTCATCTGTACATTGTATCGTCAACATCAAGCTAAAATATAGTTATCTAAAAACACAATTCGatcttttctttattctaTGTAGTAGTTCTTATTTCAACCGCTACACGTGACATCGCCTTTCACGGATTGAGATGCTTTTCTGCTgagagtccccttgcctcttaCAGATTGGGGTGCTTTTTTAaggtgagtccccttgcctctcacagATTGGGGTGCTTTTTTAAGGTGAGTCTCCTTGCCTCTCACAGATTGGGATGCTTTTTTAAGGTGAGTCCCTTTGCTTCTCACAGATTGGGGTGCTTTCTTAAGGtaagtccccttgcctctcacagATTGGGGTGCTTTTTTAAAATGAGTTCCCTTGCCTCTCACAGATTGGGGTGCTTTTTTAaggtgagtccccttgcctcttaCTATGCAGGGTTGTTTTGTGAATCGTGATAGATACATTGCATATTTCAGGATTGGGTATTTGTATCCGATGGTATTGAGCAAATCCAAGGAACCATACAATTGTCATTACATGATTGCAATCCGAGTAGTCCGAGCACCACTTTGATAAGTACAATAGTACTCACGAATAGAATCCCGTCCAGTTTTTGCTTTATCtatcaaaacaaaaatgtagtGATACTGACCACCACGGTAACGAGATTTCATATGCGCCTTAATCAATGTAGGTTCTTCAACTGAGATACCATACTTCTCATAGTTCAAAGCTGCTGACGGGTGCTTCGGTCTTGGATTAAACTTCTGCATCAAGAATATTCCTTCTTTCTGATACTGTTCATAGTATGAAATTGCATTGCGTATTTGATAAGGTCCGAGACTCAAGTAGTACAGATCATCCATCGAAAGTTCAGGAAATCCAATGAGtcgattattttcttcattatcgaGTGATGCATACTCGACTCCAAAGAATGGTGCTCTCAGTTGAGGAAGATTGAATTCTTGGACGATAATTTGCAAACGATTAGGGACGTTAAGTCGAGATTTCAGAGTCTGTGCTATGCCTTCATACATAAtatagccgagagcacaagcttttacataatgcGTAATGCATAAGACATAGCGCATAACATAACTAACAGCAACGCACAAACTTTATGCATATACGCGTGAGTTGCTGCGAGCGCCACGCATCGGCCAATGATCTTTCACACGTTCTAACTaactttgcaatttattttatttgcaaggAGACTCTtggatttcaaaaatataatactacaTATGTgaaggtaaatattttttagaattttattctattaaatttatatatttatctaatttaattaaagactttttgtataaattacatgtctggattttttaaagtaaaatgttagttaatttttttagtttatttaattcatgCATATAAGTTggcatttacaatttttaatacaaattaaacaaatactAATAGTTTGTTATACgtagatgtaaaaataatatgatatattaagaatataagaataattttttgttaccaatatatttatatatttttaagtgttGAATTCCTATATATAATTGGACAGAATAGCACAGAACAGCAAAGTATAGATGATGGAGGATGATGAATTTCTCATTTTGTCTGTGTTGCAATTATGTTTATTGGCCTtgttacgagaaaaaaaaacgaagaaaaaggTGGTCAAATCGGAGGTGGTGGGTTAGACCTATCAATATCGCACGTCCCATATTTAGGGATTATGAGCatcttttttatgaattaaaaaataatgatgctgATATCTTTTTTCGATATGTGAGGATGAggaaagaaactttttatcaACTACTACAGATGACAAAACCTTTTTTGATCAAAGTGAGCAAACGAGCTTTTAATCCAGAGCAACGGTTGATCATAACTTTAAGGTActtagttattaattttttttattttgtgttttgttaaatgaaaaaaaaatgcaaacatgtgtagtataattattttacaaatgttgtgtgtgtgtgtatagtATTTTGTTCTATTCATATAtatcaatcatttttttttgcagatatttAGCAACTGGTGATCAAATACTGTCCATTGCACTGGCTTTTAGATATGGAGAATCAACTGTGCGGAAAATTATCCACAAAACATGTTcaattatagtaaaaatatttcaacctATATATCTCCGTTTGCCTACCAAAGAAGAATGGAAAACTATTAGCGCTGGTTACTTGGAAAATTGGAATTTTCCTAATTGTGTTGGATCCTTCGATGGAAAACACATAGAAATACAAGCGCCACCTAATTCTGGGAGTTTattctacaattataaaaagacaTATAGTATTGTGTTGATGGCTGCATGTGATTATAGATACATGTTTACATTGGTCGATGTTGGCTCATACGGTGGCAATAGCGATGGTAGCATTTTTACGTCTTCTGATATTTATTCAGCACTACAAGAAGGAACATTAAATAttcctaaaaatttaataaatcttccTGGAAGCAACATTAAATTACCATATGTTTTTCTTGGTGACCGTGGTTTTCCAATTAGTACTAATCAGATGAGACCTTACTGtggaaaattacttaataaaaaaaaaaaaaaaatatttaattacaggttagtaatttttttatatacttgtaatataataataattatatataatgtaataataacatGTGTATTACTTCTATCTATTTTAATCTCTCtcttatgtattttattaattttagattgtCTAGAGCAAGACGCACTGTCgaaaatatctttggaattTTATCATCAAGGTGGAGAATTTATCGAAAGCCAATTCATATGCATCCTAAATATGTGGACACGGTCGTTATGTCAACAATatgtttgcataattttataaaatttgagaaagaCTTTGCACAAGTAGAGAATAGAGTGTATTGCCCTCCGAATTTTATAGATTCGGAAGATGCAGCAGGCAATATCATTCTTGGAGAGTGGCGGCGAGATGTTGGAAATGCATTTAAAGACATTCCACCTACTTCGATGCATCATGCAACTACAATTGCATATAAGCAGAGAGACAAATTGGCTGATTATTTCGTGACACAACCTGGTGAAGTTTTATGGCAGTATGACTACGTTAGAAGAGGACTGCATTATGATGatctatgaaatattttaatataaataatacattatatgtaatattgtacaatttattttataagacaacaaattaaaaagtaaataaaaaatttgtagaaatagtttattttatactttagattatataacaacaaaattacaatattattatacatatataaaaaatgtaatataataaatatattgttctaTCTCATTACAgtcttctcttctcttttatttctttagttTAGTACTCTGGTTAATAACTTTGCAACAAAacttaaatatcaattaatataagaaaggcatagagagccgtcgcgggatgttagtgcaaaattataatttttcttaaagaaattaatttgttagtttacgtgagacagttaaatttgcacaccgatctctggttcgagatacttaaagtgtacgaaaattttagtacattgttctcacatatggagaatcagtatgtactgataggaattattagaaagaagggaagatagaaaaaatatcagggcgcgagtggctaagccgggaaatGATTATGACGCATTATGACGCGTTTACGTCCTACAGATTTGTTGATTTCCTAAtctaagagaaataaatgttagaagcgtggggtctgagtagtttagtgGTCAGAACATTCGCTCGGCAAGCGGAAGATCCGGGTTTATTTctcggcttagccactcgcgccctgatattttttctctcttcccttctaaacgcataaaataaggctaagtATTTAaagttgtaagtatttaaaaaaagtatatattgaaacagattattgcaagtcacaaaattaatgttttttttatcaagatttttttacaaatgatacatacaagaaactaaaaatacctttatatttcatgctttataaataagttatatgacatatacatttattataaaaatatatacaatatacaaaatgatattaactttttacatagatactttgatgtgaatatacttAATATGGagcataatatacataatatatacacatgaagcacatgaataaaagtattttacagaaattagaatatgaatgtatgtaactaaataatataaatgtttgcaaaaatgttgcaaaatttatgtataatacgtacacttttttatccttcagaatgccttcaacccatttttttcagccgggtttcgtagcacataacacaaacacacacacaacacacacacacacacacacacacaactaacctaaaagcagagagaagactgagagtggacatgcccgcattttaCGTGTTTCCGTGGGTtagcgcctctatgtgcacaaaacgtgcacattgaactacgtagccaatgtccacgaatccCGTAGGCAATGTCCACGATTTTTTgggtctcttccgtgctaCGTCCATgactttttggttccgatcagtgatgcgatatctaCTACCGGGctcagtgatgcgatatttcccacagcggtcccggctccgctgcctcacacaaccttccAGAAgtgctacgtcacgtatccgtgtgagctcggccgttcaaccaatggaagagagcgaacgctcccttccaccgagccgacacaacagacgataaatgcatgctacttgcatgttaaaagcaagcgtttctgattcagaaaagaaattctgaggcgagtggctggaatattagagatcacctgttcgaaacctgcttcgtgcaacttttttttcttttttccacatttgtttctaacatagtaaattattagataatatttttttgcccaaaaaaataatattttctatttattattaatattcgcatatattaaactaacaattttagaaataatacagatctgctattgttaatagaaaaatgaagttattttacaatgttgcaacaaagtgctaatttaacatatgcgaatatttttaataaagataaaataattttttttagccaaaaacattatctaataatttacttaaaataaatatcaaaaaagaaaaaaaagttacaaaatcacagttttcaaacacgagatttttaatattcttgccattcgccttactcgtttagccatgcttgttattttacatttatcaacataaaagattacacgcctgcaaagcttttaattatttattttaaactactgcatattagcaagagttactgcagtaactacatatacatgtactgtggagattagtggaagaacacagtagcatattaaaactgcagtcaaatagatgtagattggtaattttattaatactattaataagtagtggttttccgcaccacctttgaggttccacttatggcgcgttcgatttttttttaagtggatc
This DNA window, taken from Linepithema humile isolate Giens D197 chromosome 7, Lhum_UNIL_v1.0, whole genome shotgun sequence, encodes the following:
- the LOC105670746 gene encoding uncharacterized protein, producing the protein MMNFSFCLCCNYVYWPCYEKKKRRKRWSNRRWWVRPINIARPIFRDYEHLFYELKNNDADIFFRYVRMRKETFYQLLQMTKPFLIKVSKRAFNPEQRLIITLRYLATGDQILSIALAFRYGESTVRKIIHKTCSIIVKIFQPIYLRLPTKEEWKTISAGYLENWNFPNCVGSFDGKHIEIQAPPNSGSLFYNYKKTYSIVLMAACDYRYMFTLVDVGSYGGNSDGSIFTSSDIYSALQEGTLNIPKNLINLPGSNIKLPYVFLGDRGFPISTNQMRPYCGKLLNKKKKKIFNYRLVIFLYTCNIIIIIYNYKVTELILQDASFVSTAARSGTMSQDLEQKIAAQQQQLDRMMANQQQLQYHLMYLQQQQQQQQHQKELQEQLNENGICLFILKIQTKNRTSGPLTRVAEVTEVARTAEVAEGTVVAKVTVEVEGAEGAEGAEGAEGVEKVEGIEEVEGVEETEEAEEAEGAEEAEVAEKA